One stretch of Acropora muricata isolate sample 2 chromosome 12, ASM3666990v1, whole genome shotgun sequence DNA includes these proteins:
- the LOC136893454 gene encoding proteasome subunit alpha type-2, which produces MTERYSFSLTTFSPSGKLVQIEYALAAVAAGGPSVGIKASNGVVLAAEKKQKSILFDDSTINKVELVTKSIGMVYSGMGPDYRVLVRHARKLAQQYYLMYHEEIPTAQLVQKLSSVVQEYTQSGGVRPFGVSLLVAGWDEDRPYLFQCDPSGSYFAWKATAMGKNYVNGKTFLEKRYNESLELEDAIHTAILTLKESFEGQMTEDNIELGVCNEQGFRRLTPAEVKDYLASIVS; this is translated from the exons ATGACGGAAAGATACAGCTTTAGTCTCACAACTTTCAG TCCATCAGGCAAACTTGTCCAGATAGAATATGCTTTGGCAGCAGTTGCCGCAGGAGGGCCATCTGTAGGAATCAAAG CCTCCAATGGAGTGGTTCTTGCAGCTGaaaagaaacagaagtcaaTTCTTTTTGATGACAGTACAATCAATAAGGTTGAATTGGTGACAAAAAGTATTGGCATGGTTTACAGTGGAATGGGACCAGACTAcag AGTTTTAGTTCGGCATGCCAGGAAGCTTGCTCAGCAATATTATCTAATGTACCATGAGGAAATTCCCACAGCACAATTGGTTCAAAAACTTTCCAGTGTTGTACAGGAATACACCCAGTCAGG GGGTGTTCGACCATTTGGAGTATCTCTTCTGGTTGCTGGCTGGGATGAAGACAGACCTTATTTATTTCAATGTGACCCAtct GGTTCTTACTTTGCTTGGAAGGCAACAGCCATGGGTAAAAACTATGTCAATGGAAAAACATTTCTGGAAAAGAG GTACAATGAAAGCTTGGAGCTGGAAGATGCCATTCACACTGCAATATTAACGCTCAAG GAGAGTTTTGAAGGACAAATGACAgaggacaacattgagttggGGGTTTGCAATGAACAAGGATTCCGTCGCCTGACCCCTGCAGAAGTCAAGGACTACTTAGCTTCCATTGTCTCTTAG
- the LOC136893453 gene encoding aspartate--tRNA ligase, cytoplasmic-like, with amino-acid sequence MLSWRFPRFLLTTRIVPNSASFVAKRFISRTSIIMSSENGIGEAPTDEKVAPSGPDGKPLSKNALKKLEKEKEKERKKAEREAKQAAEAGAKDAEDYAKDRYAILPMAQSQEKTSKVWTKVKDLTVDSVGKRVLVRARLHTTRGTGKQCFMIFRDRQYTVQGICAVNEVISKGMVKFAAGINKESIIDVEGEVKLAAQKVQSCSQEDVEVFVDKIFVVSLAEPRLPLQIDDASRPETDEEQAHVNQDTRLDNRIIDLRTVPNQAIFSIQAGVCHLFREFLTSEGFHEVHTPKIISAASEGGANVFEVTYFKGKAYLAQSPQLYKQMVLCADFDRVFTIGSVFRAEDSNTHRHLTEFIGLDIEMTFNEHYHEVIEMIGRTFVHIFKGLRDRYAQDIAKVQRQYHSEPFKFLEPSLVLTYHEGVDMLREAGIDMNYDEDLSTPNEKLLGKLVKRKYDTDFFILDKYPLCVRPFYTMPDPHNPELSNSYDMFMRGEEVLSGAQRIHDPALLTERAKFHDVELEKIKAYIDSFRFGAPPHGGGGIGLERVVMLYLDLHNVRKSSMFPRDPKRVTP; translated from the exons ATGCTATCGTGGCGGTTTCCCAGATTTCTTTTAACAACACGTATCGTCCCTAATAGCGCATCCTTTGTTGCCAAACGCTTCATTTCGAGAACATCCATCATAATGTCTTCAGAGAATGGAATCGGAGAAGCGCCAACCGATGAGAAAGTCGCTCCATCGGG ACCGGATGGAAAACCGTTGTCCAAGAACGCTCtgaaaaagcttgaaaaagagaaggaaaaggaGAGAAAGAAAGCCGAACGTGAAGCAAAACAG GCAGCTGAAGCTGGTGCTAAAGATGCTGAG GATTACGCAAAAGATCGTTATGCCATTCTTCCTATGGCCCAGTCTCAAGAAAAAACCT CCAAAGTTTGGACCAAAGTAAAGGACTTGACTGTTGACTCTGTTGGCAAAAGAGTCTTGGTTCGGGCTCGTCTTCACACCACTCGAGGAACAG GCAAACAGTGCTTCATGATCTTCCGTGATCGTCAGTATACTGTTCAAGGAATCTGTGCAGTTAATGAAGTGATCAGTAAGGGGATGGTCAAATTTGCTGCAGG aaTAAACAAAGAGTCGATTATTGATGTTGAAGGAGAAGTAAAGTTGGCTGCCCAAAAGGTTCAAAGTTGTTCACAGGAAGATGTCGAAGTGTTTGTTGATAAG ATTTTTGTGGTTAGTCTAGCAGAACCTCGGCTGCCCCTCCAGATAGATGATGCATCACGACCAGAAACTGATGAG GAGCAAGCTCATGTCAATCAGGATACTCGCCTGGACAACAGAATTATTGACCTGAGG ACTGTTCCGAACCAGGCCATTTTCAGTATTCAAGCTGGTGTTTGCCACTTATTTAGAGAATTCCTTACTTCTGAAGGATTTCATGAAGTCCACACACCAAAAATCATCTCAG CTGCAAGTGAAGGGGGTGCAAATGTATTTGAAGTTACTTATTTCAAAG GCAAAGCATATCTTGCACAGTCTCCTCAGTTGTACAAACAGATGGTTCTGTGTGCTGATTTTGATAGAGTTTTCACCATTGGCTCAG TTTTCCGTGCTGAAGATAGTAACACTCACAGACATTTAACAGAATTTATTGGTCTTGACATTGAGATGACCTTCAATGAACACTACCATGAG GTGATTGAGATGATTGGGCGCACATTTGTCCACATTTTCAAAGGACTACGTGACAG ATATGCTCAAGATATCGCCAAAGTACAGAGGCAGTACCATAGTGAACCATTCAAGTTTTTGGAGCCAAG CTTAGTTCTCACCTATCATGAAGGAGTTGACATGCTGAGAGAAGCTGGCATTGACATGAACTATGATGAAGACCTAAG CACGCCAAATGAGAAGTTGCTTGGAAAACTTGTCAAACGGAAATACGATACGGACTTTTTCATTCTGGATAAATATCCACTGTGCGTACGGCCATTTTACACAATGCCAGATCCACACAATCCC gaattgAGTAATTCTTATGACATGTTCATGCGAGGAGAGGAAGTGCTGTCAGGCGCGCAGCGAATTCACGACCCTGCCCTTCTCACTGAGAGGGCCAAGTTTCATGATGTTG AGCTGGAGAAGATCAAGGCATATATTGATTCATTCCGCTTCGGAGCACCACCCCATGGGGGAGGGGGAATAG GTCTTGAACGTGTTGTCATGTTGTACTTGGATCTTCACAATGTCAGGAAGAGCTCTATGTTTCCACGTGACCCTAAACGCGTCACTCCTTGA